ACTGCTGCTTGCTGCAAAAATTATTGATTTTATCCCTCCTACTACTTACGCGAATTTAATTTGCTGGTATCtacttccagcacctgctgttATTTGAATTTATTCATTCAGTTGTAATTGCCCTTTTAATTAATTGACTGATGGTTGACTTTTGTAGCTATACTTTAGTCATCATTGccaagagtaatttttatgtagtTTTATTGGTTTgtctatatttttatttcttgctgTGTTTGTATGGCATCTAGAACACACTAATTCCCTAACCTAATCcatttgttttgctttctgtTGTAAGTTTTAGTTGTCTGAGAGTGTATTGTCATTGCGTTGGAGAATCCAGCTAAAGCTTGCCTagatttggcacactggccttcatcagtcagagcattgagtataaaagtttggaggtcatggtgtggttgtacaggaccctggtgaggccacacttggagtattgtgttcagttttggtcgccctgctgtaggagagatgttattaaactggaaagagtacagaaaagatttacgaggatattgccaggacttgagggactgagttatagggagaggttgaacaggctaggactttattccttggggcttAGAAGacttagaggtgtttaaaatcatgagggacatagaaagagtgaatgcagtcagtcttttccccaggattaaggaatcaagatctagagggcataggtttaaggtgagagaggaaaaatttaataggaacttgagaggcaactctTTTATACAGttctatgtatgtggaatgagctgccaagaagtagtggttgaggcaggtacaataacaacttttaaaagagagttagacaggtatgtggattggaagggtctagagggatgtgggccaaacactggcaattgggactggcttggatggggcatcttggtcagcatgaaccaatTGGCCAAAGTGccagtttcagtgctgtataactatgaactCTATTTAAGACTCTGTGTGCCGCAGCAGTGGAAATTGACTGGTGATTTGTTAGAGTTGTTTTGATTGCGCTCATCCGCATCACTGATTTTGATTTAAATATGTCTCCATCCTTGTTAACATAGGTAGTGTATATAATGTCAAGCTGCAATTACACAATCCTGCCACTGGAAGTGCTGCATTACCACTAAGGGCAGCTGAGTGTAATTGACCTGAAGACAGATATCCTAATTTTCTTATGAGTGTGGTTATGAGAGTCTTAatgtaaatatatgaagagtttcaaatttgagacTGGATTAACCGTACAGGCAATCTCCAGTTTATGACAGgactctgttcctgagaactgttcataacccaaattgTTCacatcagaaatgaacaaaaacaatgtgtgggagaggatcagtGAAACAGCTGTGAAGAGAGAGTGAGCAGGCAAGGGAGGAGCTgccaccagccggcctcactgactcagtgagtgagcaaatgagtctgctcagcgctcccggctctgctcggcttgacccagcccctgattgttgtgcTTCAGGGTTGAGGggctggggagagaaggcacatggaaatgccccgTTCACATctgacagaagatgcctgcagccaccCGGTAAATCTATCCCCATTCATCCCACCCGTCTCAGAAACACTCGTTCATAGGTACAGGGTGTCTagaagtcaggcattcataacctggagagAACCCTTAGTTCAATTATCCCTAGTCATTTACTCTTCATCATATGATGCTTAGGCTTGGTCTTGGCTCTCCGTCTAAAGTTTTGAAAGGGTGGAGGTATTAGATATGATTGCGGCCTGAAAGGTGTTTAAATTCCTAGGgactgatgagatgtatccccaGGGAGGAGTCTGCTGGGGTTCTGACAGAAATGTTCAAATCTCCCCTGGCCACAGAAGAggttccagatgactggaggCAGTAAATGTGATACCATTTATTCAAGAACAGCAGCAGGGACAAGCTAGGTAATTGCAGACCAGCGAGTCTATCTTCAGTTGCCGgaaaattattagaaaaaaattctgaggctCAGGATTATTCTGCACTTGGACAGACagggaagatttctttattgttaTTAATGTGGCTCTAAAGAGAGattctgtctgactaatttgattgaattatttgaggaggtGCGATTTGGCAAGttggatctgaaattggtttggtgataggcgCAAGAAcatgatggtcaagggttgtctTGAAATCAAAAGCCTCTTGactggtggtgtaccacagggattggtgctgggtctccaAATGTTTGTTATTTACATTAACAATTGGGTGCATATGTAGGAGATACAATTAGTAGATCattgaaaattggtgatgttgatagtgaagagtgTGGGTACAGAATgatgatgagttggtaagatggtagagaaagggcagatggaatttaattctgaaaatatgaagtgcattttgagaggactgaTTTGATTAGGATTTACACAGTGAAAATTAGAACCCTAGAAAGTACTGAGGGACCTTGTCGTACACATCCAagggatccctgaaggcagcagcacagatagataaggtaATGAAGAACACCtgcaggatacttgcctttattaccCGGGCCATAGaaaagaacagggaggttatgacaCAGTtgcataagacattggtcaggtcACAGATAGTCTATTCAGTCTGGTTACCACACCAtaaggaggatgtgattgcactggagagtgcaAAGGcaattcactaggatgttgcctgggatagagcatttGAGTAGAGAATAAATGTGCtgtgttttattttggaatgGAGAGGGTATGCAACATTATGAGGAACATGTATAGCAGAAGTAAGGGGAAATGTTTATCACCATCTACACTTATTTGGTTTAAAGTAAATTCCAGAAGATTTAGACACAATTTaagcaataattttttttcacccagatgatggTTGAATTCTGAAATACGTTGACTGTGATAGTGACAGTGAATACTCTCGTGACATTTAAGTTTCACCATGGCACAGAAAGCCACAGACTGACTGCTAGAAAATAGAtttggatacttgatggtcagcatggtcagggtgggccaaaggaccagtttccatactgtatgactctgtaaggTAATAGGAGACTGTTAGAACATTAATAAATATGGTTTCCAGAGATTTTTGTGAAAATTGTAACTGAATTTGTTTATTAATGTAAAACATCCCTGAACTCATTATGTTCTTGTTCCCTACAGTTCCCCAGCCATTGGTTGATCTTCATTTGAAGTTGATGAGGAAGATTGGGAAGTCTGTCAGCTTTGATCGATGGGAAAAGTACCTTCTCAGGGTAAATTTCTTTCACATTGGATCTGATGAGAAAAATGTCTTGGTGCTTTTGGTCACCCAACCTCTACATTACTCTGGACTGTCCAGTGCCCATAGACCAGTACAACAAAAAGCAGCTTCTTTGGTAATGCATGTTACAAAACAAAGTTGCCTGATGCGCAACTTTCACAAGGTCACTGGCTAGTAATAGGACTGGCACATCCTTATTCTCCCAAATGACGTAGTTGGTGGGGCAGCTATATACACCAGCTACAGCCTTCTTGTGCGACAGCATAGGTTGGAAATTTATCCCATTATCTCATTTGCATGCATTGAATACTTAGTCTTTACCAACattaaaagtttaattttaagagcttttaattttaattattggtTTTCCCTGTTTTTACTTTAGAACTTAACTATAAACAGAATACTTTAAATTGATTTGCTTTTCAATAGATATGCCTGGAATACAACAATACTTGGGCCTGGGAGATGGAAAAAATTGGATACACCGAGATGGATGCTGAATGCAAACTTGGCCTCTTGAAGGTAATTTCTTAGAGCTTGTGTGCATGAACCTCCTGATATTAACTCGAGGTACAGTATGTAGCAGTTGCAAAGCTGTAAAAATGAAGGTGGCATCAACTGGAATTAGTTTTCAGCACTCTGATCTAGAAGAGTATCTCCACAAGCTTCCAAAATTCcttcaccaatatccttgcattGCACCCTTAATTCTTTTACCTGCAGTCTTTTGAAGCAAAACTTTTATCCATTCAACTAACAAGTATTCTCCCGATTTCTATCCATCCTAAACTTCCCAGCCATCTTTCTCCTACCTGAAACTTTTCttgcaagtgcacagttcaccaGTGACACAGTATCTGATCATTAATCATATCGGAATTATGGAGTGAGTATCTTTAGGCTATTGAACAATGGACAGAATTACAGTTCAGCCTAATCTGGCTCTAAACTAGGTGCAGTAGTTTATGTGCACCTACTGTTCAGCAAGGATTACGGGGCAGGAATCTGGTGTGGCCAATCTAGTTTTGCCCTTTATCCTCAGTCTGGTGAATTTATTTGTATGCTCAATGATTTTTctgatacaggagcagaattaggccattcggcccatcaagtctgctccaccattcaatcatggcatcCCCATTAtcccaccttctctctgtaacccttaccaatcaagaacctatcaatctctgccttaaatacaccctatGACTtgaccttcacagccctctgtgtcaACGTagtccacagattcatcaccctcaggctgaagaaattcctcctcatctcaattttaagtggatggccctttattctgaggctgtgcccttggatcctagactctcccactgatggaaacatcctctctgtgtccaccttatccactttcagtattcggtaggtttcaatgagatcccctcccatccttctgaactccattgagtacaggcccagagccatcaagcaGTCCTCATACATTAccccctttcattcccgggatcatacttgtgaaccttctctgggccctctccaggccagcacatctttccttcccttagatatggggcccaaaattgctcacaataagCTTTGTCAAGCTTCATGTTTGCAACAAgtcctttcatagaacatagaacagtacagcacaatacaggccctttggcccacaatgttgtgccaacctttaaacctcacctaagactatctaaccccttcctcccacaaatccttctattttaaattcctgcgtatgcttatctagtaatctcttgaatttgaccaacgtacctgcctccaccaccgccccaggcagcgcattccatgccccaaccactctctgggtaaaaaaaaccttcctctgatatctcccttgaacttcccacccattactttaaaaccatgccctcttgtattgagcattgatgccctgggaaagaggcgctggctgtccactctatctattcttctcaatattttgtacccctctatcatgtctcctctcatcatcctcctctccaaagagtaaagccctagctccctgagtctctcctcataatgcatactctctaaaccaggcagcatcctggtaaatctcctctgcaccctttccaacacttccacatccttcccataatgcggcaaccagaactgggcacagtactccaagtgtgttttTCATAGCACACATTTAGAGTCACAGTACTTCCACTTCATCCTTCCACGTCTTGACCTCCCTGACCCTCCTGTTTACCCTATCTAGACCCTTCCTGATTTTAAGCATCTTGAGTAATTCACTCCTAAGCCAGTTCTTTTCTAAATAAAAGAACCCCAGTTTCATAACATCCTGAGAAACTTTCTCTTTAATTGCATTCTTCCTCTAACTTGACTAGAAGGCAGTGTTCCAGCTTTGGCCAGACTTGGTGACTAATGTCATTTGAGcatgaccttcctgctcttatactctGCTCTTCAGGGATCTAGAGACTTGCTCTCCAAGCCCCCACTTTTGGTATCCTCTGATTTATTTACATGTGTGATTGTTCTTTCTATTACCCTTTTTTTTGACATTTCTTGTACTATTTCAGTCTGTGCTGTTTGTAATTAACATTGACGTAACAAACACCGGAAGAGATGGAGCATAaactggggggggagagagataaaAAAATCTCTAATGAGTTTCCTGTAGTGGTCATTGTGACCTCTTAAATATTCACATTAAGCTGCTGCATTGTAATTTTTGACTCCCATTTGCACTCATTCAGCTTAATTTGTATACTGTTTGAAATACAAACAATGTTAAAATTTTGAGTGCAACaatattggtggggggggggaggaatgctGTACTGTTAATTACtatgtgaaaataaaattaataatttctgGTTATAATGAATCAGAAATGCCCATGTAAAGAACGTGCTTTTAGTTATGCTACGAATAGTGGGAATCATTTTACCCTTTCGTATGGAAACAACAATGTAGTGTGGGGATGTACCCTGCTTCCCCTTTTCTGAAACTTGTCTCTCTTCCTGAAAACTGATCATAGTCTGTTGAAGACCTCAGCTGACCAGTTAGATTTCCCATTCTTCCTAGGTCAGCAAGCTTTTCAGCTGGtggtagtggtgaggggaggtATTTTATCTGAGTTTGATCTTAGCTGGTCATGCCAAGCCAAGCTCCCTAATTGGGAATAGCCCCCTACGAGCCACCATAGTGCACATTTagactcacacagcacagagacaggcccttcggtctaactcatccatgccgaccaagatgcccacctaagccagtcctatttgtctatgtttggcccatattcttctaaacctttcccatccatgtacttatccaaatgtcttttaaatgttgctattgaagAGTGCTTTTTGTACTCGTGACGGGACTCCCTGTCTTTAGCTCTCTATACCTGCCACATGCTTGCTTGCTTTTCTTTTTATCTTCCCTCgatatccagggttccctgtacttgttCCTGTTAGGGTTCTGCTGTTCTTTTTAATGGCACAGTTCACCACAGACCACTCATCATGGTACATGCCTTTGACACCATTGCgagcaactttttcattgtacctgtacctcgccgTACCTGTGCCTTGCcttacctgtgcacatgacaatagacttgacttgGAGGAGGCAGCTATGAACAATTGCCCAGCTTTTGGTGTTCTTATCATCGGTTGAGCTGAGCCAACCGTAGGCAATTCAGTGCTCGTCTCCATTTCTACTTTTGAGTTCACTAAGACAGACAAATGCCTATTAAAGTCTCCCTTTCCATCTCCCCCGATATAAAACATTGTGCTTAATTCTGCCCATACTGACAACATCACTCCTCCactcccagtcattctctcttctccctctcccttcaggcagaaaaTGGAAAAGCTGGAAGgtgcacaccaccaggctcaaggacagcttctgtcccactgttatcgcatgtcacctttaaacttcctccctctaaccCTAATAGTATGTCCCACTTGTTACAGCACAGTCTGAACAGTTAACTATGCTTAGAAAATGATGACCGTGAATGTGtacgttttaaaaaaaagcaactggTTAATCAAGTAGAACTAGCTTTGATTAATTGGTCTGGCTTCCTTTGACATCAGCTCCAAAATGGCCTTTGTCCAACAAGTCAATCTTGTGGCAACTAGgcaacaataaatgccagtctcGCAAGGAGCTGCTATAACTTGAGAATAAATAATTGAAGAGGAGTAGATAGCTCCGACTATGGGGCTGAGTGAATACATTTGTATTCCCATACCTCACTGTAACACCAGTTTGAGTCTAGGTGAGTATTGGCAGGCTACCATTACAGCTTATTCTGATTTAATCCTTGCCCTATTATAAGTCCCTGGTTTGGATAAGAACAGGAACCTGTAATTTCCTAGAGTTATGTTTCTAAGAGGTCCTTTTTGTTTCAGTACCTTTGTGAATGTCAGTTTGATGACAACTTAAAGTTCAAGAATGTGCTGAATGAAGAGGAACCTGACGCTATGCGTATCCATCCAATTGGCTGTGATAAGGATGGCCTAATGTACTGGTACCAGTTGGACCAAGAATTGAATGTTCGACTGTACACGGAGGAACAAGATGATCAAGATGGCACTTCGTGGAAGCTCATTGTAAGGTACACTGAGCATTAGGATGATATGGGGGAAAGAGTGAATTTTCTGTTTCAAGTTTCTTGTTAATTTAGGTTATTAGAAAACAAagggattattaaacaaaattaacacTAGGTCATAAACAAGTTAGATTTTTAGGAGCTCTTTAAaggaagagatggggagaggtttAGAGCTGCTGAAGACCAGACTCCAGTGGTGGAAATGAAGATTGGACAGAGTTCTCAGTAGTTGTGATGCAGGCATGGAAGTGGTTATGGAGTTGGGAGGAAAAAGCCATGAGGGGATTTAAAAGCAAGGATGGGAATTGCTGGACCTGGAGTCATTTTGTATTAACGCAGAATTGTAGTTGAATGGTGTTTGGTATGAGTTAGGACATGGGCGGAAGATTTATGGATGAGCTCCAGTTTATGATGATTAGAAGATGTAGCTGGGTGAAGAGAGTATTAGAATCAATTGCATCCAGAGCTAGCAGTGGCATTGATGAGCACCAGCTCAAATGTTGGACAAGTCTTGATGCATGTTGGCAGAAGCTATTGAATCATCTGAGGAACTGAGTGAGTTGGATATGCAGTTATTTGAGAATAGCCCCACTTTTAACCTTGTGATGGAATCGGTATGTACATTTCCCACATGGGCAAATGAGAAAGATCAAGAGCAGGAATAGTAGCTGATCTTGCCTCCACTAATCTCAACCCCCTGGCTGCTTTATGGATTATATTTGAATGACTATCAGACTATCTTACACAAAGACGGTCATGGCATACACCCAGTaatttttctctgtctctcagaGACCGCAATGAATTGGCTGAAACCTTGCAGCTGCTGAAGGCCCAGATAGATCCAGCATTGCTGAGCAAATTCATCCAGGAAGATGGGTCCTCTCGTACTAGTCCTACACCAGAAGATGAAGAGAGCAAGAAAGAGCTTGAAGAGCACCTGGAAGGTACCTCTTCTGCACTGCAGGTGTTGACCGATGGTGACTATTTGTGTGTGCACTTGGAACTCACTTTTCAATATCTAATGGGATAAACTAtttcctttctaaaatccacatgCACAAATTTTTCACTGGGAAACATTATGGTCCGCTTAGGAGGAGAAGCCTTAGCCTGTAAGATTCCTGTGCATTCCACAGTGGTTGGTTGTGGCTTAACTTCATCACACCTGGCTGGCAGCACTTAGTCAGCAAAGGTTGGTTGGAGAAAGGGGGTTTGAACTTTGCTGTTTTTCATCTGTTTAGCTCCATAGGAATGAATTGGAGATCTGcccaggtataaaattaaaagctgACGTGAACCCAAGTACTTATTTTTTTCCATacactgctgcccttgtcctccttggtggtaaaggttgtgggtttgggagctgctgtcggagtagcctaggtgagtaactgtatTTTGAAGGTGATGCACATTGCAGCCATTGTATACAGATGCTGGAGGCAATGAATGGAGTGAGCCAATGCAGCTCTCTCTGGGCAtagcatttcaaaagtaatttgctTTAAGTGTACCACTTTTGAGATATTACACAAAAGTGATGAGTTTGAGAGCTGGAAGTTTTATTCTCTAATTAACGTTGGGTATAATTTAATTTTTGAACAGAAGAAATGAAAATAGACAAGCTGTTGGAAGAGCAGCAGAAAGACCCAGAAATGACTGGAAAATCAAACCCAGCATCATCCCTTGCATCTACCTCTCCAGAAGAAGACGAGAAAGTACAGCCAGTCAAAAAGCAGCGAGACGAAGATGGGATAAAGCTAGAGCAGACGCTCAATGTTGAGGAACCTGCATCAGAACATAACGATGAGAAAGCTGATGGTACGAAGCTAACCAAAGAGAGCAATCCTGAGAAAATGAGTGCTGAAGGAGAAGGCAGACCCAGCAAAGTAGAACTCGTGAACCTGAAAAGCTCAGGTGAGGGGAAGGCTTGCACTGGTAGGTTGACGTCTGTGGAGTGTGAAAAGCTCGAAATCAGCATTAAGGTAGAGCCAACTGACGACATCAAAGAAAAATCCTCGGAAGAGCTCGAAAGGGCTCTGAGGAATGTCAAGCAGGCAAAGCTTCCCGTGAAAAAGCGTGAAATAAAACTAGCCGAGGATTATGACAGCACGGTCAGGGGCCCTGTCAGCAAACCTGTAACCCCGGTCAAAGAGCTGCTGAAAGGAGGTGTGAAAGCAGAGTGTGAGGGACTGAAGCAAGCTCCTGTGGAGGAGGACGGAAAGCAACTAGTAAATGGCGAGGTGACCACTGGACCCCAGGTGAACCAGCACAAAATTGAGGAGGGAATCACAGAGGCTTCTGCTCCAGGGAAGACTGAGGAACCCAAGAGcaaacaggagcctgaagccacACACCCAGtgaaggaggaggaaaatggGATCGACGGGCCTAGCACAAAAGGCTCGGAGTTGCCAGTAAGCATTACTGTGGAGAATCACACAAGTGTAATAAAAGTTGAGGTTAACCAGAACTGCGTGGCAAAGGAGAAGTGTGCAGACCCTGGCCTCCTAGGACTTGGGAAATCTACCGAGGAAGCAAGATCTAAATGTGAGGATGAAGATTCTTCAAAATGCTCCGTTGACACCAATCTCTCTGAAAAGACGCTACCTGACAAAAAACAGGCAGATTGTACCAAAGGTGTGGAGGAGGAATGCAAAGAGAAGGTTCCATTGAGAAGAACAAGGTCGTCCATGAGACAGGCACCAGAGAAGGCTCTGGCAGAAGAAACTCCACAGAAAGTAGAACAAATCGAGGAGAAAAAGCAGGAGACTGAACAGAGTGAAGCCAGATGCTTAAGGAGGTCTCTGAGAATATCCAAACCCACCATGAAAGTGACTGAGAATCAAGAGAAGAGAGCAAGCAAGAAGGAAGAAGTGCCTGCACCCCAGAGTCCAAGTAAGGAGGAGAACCAGAGGAAAGTGGAGAAAGATTCCTCTCTATCAAAAGGAACAAAGGTACCGTGGTATCTTTTCAAAAATCCCAGTAGCATTGTTTTGTTGTGTTGAGAAGCGAACTTAAATCTTTCTTAATAGATCTTAGAAAGGTGCTGCCAGACTAGGAGGCAAAAATGTTcaatggagttgtacagcacagaaaccggcccttcagctcaccatgtcaacacaaccatcaagtaccttctATACAAATCCTATTTAGgggtacttggtccatagccatctttctctttataattcaagtgcttgtctagatccTTCTTGAATGCCAtgagaatatctgcctccatcactccataAGGCAGCGcgtccagattctaaccaccctctcgGATCCAtataaatctcctacctcttaccttaaacctaaatTCTTTAGTTTTAGATACCTTTCCTATTGGGATGTTTCTTACtttccatcatgtctatgccctcaaaattttgtacacctctattgtcgttccctccaccagcctcctctgctccaagtaaaacaaacccaTCCTATCCTCGTAATTGACacccttcatcccaggcaacattctggtagatctcttcaccccctccagtgcaaccacatctatTCTGTGACCACCAGAATTGTACAGTActacagctgtggcctaaccaatatggCATAACTTTTGTAAAGCTCTTCACAGCTTCTTCCCAGCTCTTATGATCTTCCCAGCTCTTATGATCCGTGTCCCAGCTAAGGAAGCTAATTATCCCGTATGCTGCCtcctccaccttatctacctgtgctgccagcaTCAGAGGTCCTTGGATTTGTACATTAAGGTCCTTATGTTTCTCGTATGCCCTACCATACATTGTGTGTGTAGTccccctcattattcctctcaatgagcatcaccttacacttatcaggattaaattccaattgccattgctctgcccattttaccaaatgATCAATATAATCTGTAGCCACACTTTAGGAAATATGCTATGGTCCTTGAGAGGCCTTGGAGGAGAGACAAGAAAGGTAGTCACTGTAATTCTGGGTATACTTTAGTTTTGTGTTTCTTCTGGGCTGCTATGTTGATTGTGATGATTTGTGGCCTGGTGCATTACAAAGGGAATTTCTTTTACTTCTGTTGTTCGTTGTTAATCTTGCAGCGCAAGGCTAAAGCCAGCAGAAGAGCCCGATGGACCAAATCAAGGGGCAGGCGTAGACAGGAGGAATCAAGTGAAGAG
The sequence above is drawn from the Pristis pectinata isolate sPriPec2 chromosome 11, sPriPec2.1.pri, whole genome shotgun sequence genome and encodes:
- the rsf1a gene encoding remodeling and spacing factor 1 isoform X1 — its product is MAAVASKPNFAVVCSFLERYGASLELPEFTFPELEEALENKKSVPQPLVDLHLKLMRKIGKSVSFDRWEKYLLRICLEYNNTWAWEMEKIGYTEMDAECKLGLLKYLCECQFDDNLKFKNVLNEEEPDAMRIHPIGCDKDGLMYWYQLDQELNVRLYTEEQDDQDGTSWKLIVRDRNELAETLQLLKAQIDPALLSKFIQEDGSSRTSPTPEDEESKKELEEHLEEEMKIDKLLEEQQKDPEMTGKSNPASSLASTSPEEDEKVQPVKKQRDEDGIKLEQTLNVEEPASEHNDEKADGTKLTKESNPEKMSAEGEGRPSKVELVNLKSSGEGKACTGRLTSVECEKLEISIKVEPTDDIKEKSSEELERALRNVKQAKLPVKKREIKLAEDYDSTVRGPVSKPVTPVKELLKGGVKAECEGLKQAPVEEDGKQLVNGEVTTGPQVNQHKIEEGITEASAPGKTEEPKSKQEPEATHPVKEEENGIDGPSTKGSELPVSITVENHTSVIKVEVNQNCVAKEKCADPGLLGLGKSTEEARSKCEDEDSSKCSVDTNLSEKTLPDKKQADCTKGVEEECKEKVPLRRTRSSMRQAPEKALAEETPQKVEQIEEKKQETEQSEARCLRRSLRISKPTMKVTENQEKRASKKEEVPAPQSPSKEENQRKVEKDSSLSKGTKRKAKASRRARWTKSRGRRRQEESSEESESDQDDDDADEADEEGPAEDDEPCKKCGLSNHPELILLCDSCDSGYHTACLRPPLMTIPDGEWFCPPCQHKFLCEKLEEQLQNIDVMIKKKERAERRKERLAFVGINVENIITPKDLVPEEPEIKDFKSLERRSGRTRRSINYRFDEFDDAIDEAIHEDIQEAEGKGSGRGKDMANITGQSLGKDISTILAESKENKRPSREASCRRKKRRRLNDLDSDSTLEDEESEEEFKISESSEEEFEISDRDSEADPASNDDDGFDFARRGRHQKYVEPMRRSRRLRGREVKRYSDEDEEDEDEQAESDGSSCYSDLLDMRRRRSKRNQAKKVNYREDSESEKSMKSGASRKERLRGHKRRLYITMSDESSGSRSSEEEDGERPQRKRPNRIEDEEDEDEPALVSRLSSRPCRDYSKKPAYRLMSDEEEEELQEAEKDASSLDCSLVELPPSNGQNLISRTSEKNQMAKDTTATPSPALNGACDGEAGAPPGEGAAEGGEEEEDDLLGVTDLVEYVCNNEQV
- the rsf1a gene encoding remodeling and spacing factor 1 isoform X4, coding for MRKIGKSVSFDRWEKYLLRICLEYNNTWAWEMEKIGYTEMDAECKLGLLKYLCECQFDDNLKFKNVLNEEEPDAMRIHPIGCDKDGLMYWYQLDQELNVRLYTEEQDDQDGTSWKLIVRDRNELAETLQLLKAQIDPALLSKFIQEDGSSRTSPTPEDEESKKELEEHLEEEMKIDKLLEEQQKDPEMTGKSNPASSLASTSPEEDEKVQPVKKQRDEDGIKLEQTLNVEEPASEHNDEKADGTKLTKESNPEKMSAEGEGRPSKVELVNLKSSGEGKACTGRLTSVECEKLEISIKVEPTDDIKEKSSEELERALRNVKQAKLPVKKREIKLAEDYDSTVRGPVSKPVTPVKELLKGGVKAECEGLKQAPVEEDGKQLVNGEVTTGPQVNQHKIEEGITEASAPGKTEEPKSKQEPEATHPVKEEENGIDGPSTKGSELPVSITVENHTSVIKVEVNQNCVAKEKCADPGLLGLGKSTEEARSKCEDEDSSKCSVDTNLSEKTLPDKKQADCTKGVEEECKEKVPLRRTRSSMRQAPEKALAEETPQKVEQIEEKKQETEQSEARCLRRSLRISKPTMKVTENQEKRASKKEEVPAPQSPSKEENQRKVEKDSSLSKGTKRKAKASRRARWTKSRGRRRQEESSEESESDQDDDDADEADEEGPAEDDEPCKKCGLSNHPELILLCDSCDSGYHTACLRPPLMTIPDGEWFCPPCQHKFLCEKLEEQLQNIDVMIKKKERAERRKERLAFVGINVENIITPKDLVPEEPEIKDFKSLERRSGRTRRSINYRFDEFDDAIDEAIHEDIQEAEGKGSGRGKDMANITGQSLGKDISTILAESKENKRPSREASCRRKKRRRLNDLDSDSTLEDEESEEEFKISESSEEEFEISDRDSEADPASNDDDGFDFARRGRHQKYVEPMRRSRRLRGREVKRYSDEDEEDEDEQAESDGSSCYSDLLDMRRRRSKRNQAKKVNYREDSESEKSMKSGASRKERLRGHKRRLYITMSDESSGSRSSEEEDGERPQRKRPNRIEDEEDEDEPALVSRLSSRPCRDYSKKPAYRLMSDEEEEELQEAEKDASSLDCSLVELPPSNGQNLISRTSEKNQMAKDTTATPSPALNGACDGEAGAPPGEGAAEGGEEEEDDLLGVTDLVEYVCNNEQV